The following are encoded together in the Elusimicrobiota bacterium genome:
- a CDS encoding YgiQ family radical SAM protein translates to MNTNFIPTTREELNERGWAQPDIIIVTGDTYIDSPFIGAAVIGRVLESAGYKVGIIAQPTTRSGVDITRLGEPRLFWGITAGSVDSLVANFTATRKWRNDDDYTPGGDNTHRPNRACMVYANLIRQHYKPAKPIVLGGVEASLRRIAHYDFWDNAVRRSLVFDAKADIIVYGMGEKAIVELAGKMGRGEDFRDTRGICYISKTPVEGYLELPSYEQVAKDKEKFIGMFKIFSQNNDPMDARGLMQQHAGRYLIQNPPQPYLSMEEFDRVNELAYTREVHPFYAKDGYVVAQDTVKYSITATRGCFGGCAFCSIALHQGNNVISRSVESIEREAGMITGLTGSNGMISDVGGPTGNMYGMACALREKGKPCKTHECLFPKKCVNLNGSHEKLIALLRAVRKVKGVRKVALASGIRHDLVVLDEEFGKEYLRELVEYHTSGQLKLAPEHTDEKVLRLMRKPSASYLLKFKEEHDKLTSKMRRKQFLTYYFIAAHPGCWYKEMERLRVFIDEYLKITPEQVQIYTPLPSTWSAVMYYTGIDPFTDERLIVEYDNKKKQRQKDIVTKQARE, encoded by the coding sequence GTGAATACAAATTTTATACCCACTACCCGTGAAGAACTTAACGAGCGCGGGTGGGCGCAACCTGATATCATTATTGTTACGGGTGATACTTATATTGACAGCCCGTTTATCGGCGCAGCGGTTATCGGCCGTGTGCTTGAATCTGCAGGGTATAAAGTTGGGATCATAGCGCAGCCTACCACAAGGTCAGGGGTTGATATTACACGGCTGGGTGAACCACGGTTATTCTGGGGTATTACCGCAGGGTCGGTTGATTCGTTAGTAGCAAACTTTACCGCCACAAGAAAATGGAGAAACGATGATGACTACACCCCGGGCGGGGATAATACGCATCGTCCTAACCGCGCGTGTATGGTTTATGCGAACCTTATCCGCCAACACTATAAACCGGCAAAGCCTATAGTTCTCGGCGGGGTGGAGGCTAGCCTTCGCCGTATTGCGCATTATGATTTTTGGGATAACGCTGTACGCCGGTCGTTAGTATTCGATGCGAAGGCGGATATTATTGTTTATGGTATGGGTGAGAAAGCGATAGTGGAACTCGCAGGGAAAATGGGCCGCGGGGAAGATTTTCGTGATACCCGCGGAATATGTTATATCTCCAAAACGCCAGTGGAAGGATATCTTGAATTACCTTCATACGAACAGGTTGCGAAGGATAAAGAAAAGTTTATTGGAATGTTTAAAATATTCTCACAAAATAATGACCCTATGGACGCACGCGGGTTGATGCAGCAGCATGCGGGACGGTATCTCATACAAAACCCGCCGCAGCCATACCTATCGATGGAAGAGTTTGACCGCGTGAATGAACTCGCGTATACCCGCGAGGTGCATCCGTTTTACGCAAAGGATGGGTACGTTGTTGCGCAGGATACTGTTAAATATTCAATCACTGCAACGAGGGGATGTTTTGGGGGCTGCGCGTTCTGCAGTATTGCGTTACACCAGGGGAATAATGTTATCTCGCGCAGTGTAGAATCTATAGAACGTGAAGCAGGGATGATCACCGGCCTAACCGGATCCAACGGTATGATAAGTGACGTTGGTGGCCCTACTGGGAATATGTACGGTATGGCCTGTGCGTTAAGGGAAAAGGGTAAACCGTGTAAAACCCATGAGTGTTTATTCCCAAAGAAATGCGTTAATCTTAATGGCTCACATGAAAAACTGATTGCCTTACTCCGTGCGGTACGGAAAGTTAAGGGCGTACGTAAAGTTGCATTAGCTTCAGGAATACGCCATGATCTTGTAGTTTTGGATGAAGAGTTTGGGAAAGAGTACCTCCGCGAGCTTGTGGAGTACCATACGTCGGGACAACTGAAACTCGCACCGGAACATACTGACGAGAAGGTGTTACGCCTCATGCGTAAACCATCAGCGTCATACCTGCTGAAGTTTAAGGAAGAACATGATAAGCTTACGTCTAAGATGAGAAGGAAACAGTTTCTTACCTACTACTTCATCGCAGCGCATCCCGGGTGTTGGTATAAAGAGATGGAACGTTTACGCGTGTTTATCGATGAATACCTGAAGATCACGCCGGAACAGGTGCAGATTTATACGCCTCTGCCGTCAACATGGTCCGCTGTGATGTACTATACGGGAATTGATCCGTTTACCGATGAACGCTTAATTGTAGAGTATGATAATAAGAAAAAACAAAGGCAAAAAGATATTGTTACCAAACAAGCAAGGGAGTAA